TTCCACAGGAAATATGAGAAACTCCCATGGAATAACGATGAGAAACTCTTTGAAAAATGGTGCACAGGAAATACCGGATTTCCGATTGTTGACGCAGGCATGCGCGAACTGAACTCAACCGGATATATGCACAACAGGGTCAGAATGATAACTGCATCATTTCTGGTTAAGGACCTGCACATAAACTGGATGCGGGGTGAGAGATATTTCGCATCAAAACTTCTCGACTATGACCCCTGCATCAACAACGGGAACTGGCAGTGGTCAGCATCAACAGGATCTGACTCGCAGCCGTGGTTTCGGATATTCAACCCATGGCTTCAGCAGAAAAAATATGATCCTGACTGCATATACATTAAAAGATGGGTTACGGAACTGTCAGATATACCACCGTCCCGGATCCATAATCCTGACCTCATGAATAAACATGAAATTAAAGGATACCCTCATCCGGTTGCTGACCACAGGGAAGAATCACAGCTCAGCAGAAAAATATTTTCGGAGACCAACAGAAAATAGACTGTCTGAATGACAAAAATACAATATATGCCCGTATTATGATGCAATTCATAGTAATAAGCAAACTTCCCGGACCATTACGGGAAGTTCTGCATTATACCATATTGCTGTAAAAGGCAGATCAATATTATCACCGGAACTAATCAGCTTCATTTGAAATCCGGCACACCACATAATAAAGATATATATATAGTCAGGACATAATCAGACATTAGTGATAATTATGAGCACCGAAAACAGGACTCAGCTTAAGGGAAAGGTACTGAATTTGAAGGACCTTGTGGAATACCAGACCGGAAGTGTTGCAAGCAGGATGGTAATAAAAAACTCCTGCGGGAGCATTACAGTATTTTCATTTGATGAGGACGAGGGTCTTTCAGAGCATACAGCACCTTTTGATGCAGTGGTCACTATTCTTGACGGTGAATGTGAAGTCTGGGTCGCCGGAGAGACAAACATTATGAAAGAGGGAGATACAATCATATTTCCGGCAGATGTCCCTCATGCTCTCTCGGCGATAACAAAATTTAAGATGGCCCTTACAATGATACGTGGTAATGAATCAGAAAAAGAGAGTGATTCAAAAGATCCAAAAGACGATATGAAATTTGAATGAATTGAGGTGAGACATTGAATGATGATAAAGACGGTGTGTACTGCACCATATGCGGCGGAATGGTGCCCGAAGGAGATAATATCAAAAAGATCGAGATTGACGGCATAATTACCGGAATAAACATGCTCAGCCATATTATTCAGGATGTCAGAAAAGAATCACCGGCAACCGATGTAGCAGTTACGGAAGAACTGCTTAAAAGAACTGAAAAATACAATTATATTCCCTCAAAAAAGAGAGAGTCATACGGCAGGGCACTGCTTAACGAGTATAAAAACTTCAGCGACTGACCTGGATATTCACAGTGTATTATTCGTATAATTTAACCTTTACAAAAACCAAAATTTTTTCAGATGCCGGCATACAGGAAAGGAGACGTAGTGCTTGCTACAGTCGGGATGAATGGAAGATGGCCGGACAAAGTTCGCCCCGCAGTAATTATCAGGGATTCCGGCGGAAAAGATGTGGAACTATGCCCGGTAACAAGCAGAATACCAAATAGTGGAAATTTCATCCCGGTTGAACTGTATGACTTTGAATCCGGCGGGCTTGATATGTTCAGCGAGAGCTACATTCTGCTCTCGGAGAAGAGAACCATCAAAAAAAGAGAGATAGTATGCAGAAAAGGCAGACTCTCGAAAGAATTTATATTGGAGATTACAGCAGCATTCAGCTCCTGAAAATTGGAGAAGAGTCATAATTATAATGTCTCTAAAATCAGCTAAAGATATTTAAACACTGCCGGATTAAAGAGATATCTACAGAACATTAACAGTTCAGGATGACATCATGCCGGCGAACATCTTACCAAAAGAAATAGGATTTGCATATGCATTTATTGTAATATTTCTTCTTGCATATCTCTGGAATAAGAAAATAATAACCAGAAAAAAAGCAATTCCGATATTAATCATCTCAACAGCACTTGGATTCCTTATCTTTGCACCCATTGCACCGCATAATTTTCAGAGCCTTATACTGAAGGATACCACAAGGCTTGGCGGCCCGCTGCTTGTCGCAACGATAGGAATGTCTGTGATGCTTGCTGTGACACTTATTTTCGGCAGGATCTTCTGTGGACATATCTGTCCGGTTGGAACAGTACAGGAACTTGCATCCCTGATACCCGCACCTAAATTCGGACGTAAACTGAAGAGAGAGACGATATCATTCCGGGCGATAATCTTCATAGTCATAATCACAGCGGCATACTTTTACTCCTACGCTGTAGTTGACCTGTTCGGGATATATGAGTTCTTCCACCTTACACTGGGGGTTCTCTTCATAGTATTCCTTCTGATAATTATTGCATCAGTATTCTTCTACAGACCGTTCTGCCGCCTCATATGTCCTTACGGAACACTTCTTGCCATACTCTCAGCTTACAGCGTACTTGGAATACAGAGGGGCAGTGAGTGTATAAACTGTGGAAAATGTGAAAAGGTATGTCCGGTTGACGAAGCCAAATTCGGTGATATGAGGGCAGAATGCTATATGTGCGGCAGATGTCTGGAAGTCTGCCCGAAATCCGGAGCAATCTGGTACGGCCGCCCGGAGGAGAAGGAGAAATAGTCACAAAAGCTGCATAAAAAATAAAATAAATGCTATTTTAAAAGAGTTTTATCTGCCAAGCTGCTTATGTGCCCGTGCAAGATGACCTGCACCAAGGGCACCAAGCAGTGACAGTTCACCGGCTAAAACCGCTGAGGCTACAATCTCTGCAAACTTAGAACTGTTTGAACCTGAGGATTCCCCTCCGCCGGCACAGCCAAGCATACTGAGGCATTCACGCTGAGTGTCAAGTCCGGTTCCGCCACCGACAGTTCCAACCTGAAGTGACGGGAGTGTGACAGAGACATAAACGCCCCCCTCTGCCGGATCGACAGTAGTTATCGCGTTTGCACCCTCAACAACATGTGCAGGGTCCTGACCACATGCGAGAAATACTGCTGCAATCACATTTGCCGCATGTGCATTGAAACCTATTGCGCCAGCCTTTGCAGAACCGACAAGATTTTTCCTTGTATTGACCTCCATCAGGGTTGGAGCATCGGTCCTGAAAATCTCCTTTATCATATCATCAGAGAGGAAAATTCCGGCCGATACAGTCTTGCCCCGGCCAAGTATCGCATTTATCGCCGCAGGTTTTTTATCCGAGCACATATTACCCGAAAGTGCGATCAAAACAGCGCCAGTCTCCTTTACGACCTCACCGGCAATTTTTTCGCTTGCAATGGTCACCATATTCATGCCCATTGCATCTCCGGTGGAGAACTCAATTCTGGCATAGACGCTTGTTCCGACAACAAAACAGACAATATCCTTCATTTTGCCGTGATTCGTGGTAGCCTCCGCAATTTCCCTCAGCCTGCCGGTATTATCATCAATCCACCCGACAATTTCATTTGCATGGGGCACAGACTTTGCTGCAAAGACCGGTGCACGCGTCATCCCGTCCCTGAAAATCCTTACTTCGGCACCCCCTGCCTTCGTAATAGCCTTGCAGCCCCTGTTAATCGATGCAATAAGGGCGCCTTCGGTTGTTGCAAGCGGAAGATAATATTCACCTTCTGCATACTCACCCTTAACCTTCAGTTTCCCCGCCACACCAAGAGGGATCTGAACTGCACCGATCATATTTTCACAGTTCTTGCTGCATGCACGGCTGACGTCCATTGTATAGCTGCCCGCTTTTTCAAGCGAAACACCCGTCTCTTCGCTTATGAAACTTCTCCTCACATAAAGTGCATCATCAGGAGAAAGAAGCGACTCAAGTGCGTGCAGTTTTGTGGTTCCCTCTTTTAACCCGGAAATATACTGCCTGAAATTTTCATCCATATTGATCAGTTATTGGTAATGAAGATACAATATTATAGTGTTCTTATGCCGGAAAAATGCTGGGGAATAAAGGTAAAAAAAATAATTGGCGAGGAGACAAGGCAGAGGCTTATCGCAGACGGAAATCTCCACCCGGACTTCAAACCAAAAAAAGACAGCGAGCATCTCTATTTTCCGGTAAAGGAGAAAATACCGGATTCAGAGACCTTTGAATTTGAGGCGAGAAGCGTAAAGCAGGAACTCCCGAGGCACGAACTTATAGGCGGAATTGCGGTCATTCATGAGAAAAGTAATAAAGACGCAGAGATGCTTCTTAGATCAAGGCCGGTCATCCATACTGTACTCTATTCAGAATCTGCCGTAACAGGAGAATACAGGACGAAAGACTACCAGGTTCTCGCAGGCGGGAATACAACGGAGACAGACTATACTGAATACGGTCTGAGATTTAAAATTGACCTCTCAAAGGCGTACTTCTCAGCAAGGCTTGCCAATGAAAGGCAGAGAATCCTGAACAGCATGAAAGAAGGTGAGAGATTACTTGATCTCTTCGCAGGCGTCGGACCATTTGCAGTTGCACTCAGCAGGAAAGCGTCAGTTGTAATTGCCAATGATATAAACCCCGATGCAGTCAGGTTGATGGATGAGAACATCCGGCTGAACAGGATAAAAAATATAACACCAATGCTTGGCGATGCCCTCCATATGCCGGGTATATTTCCGGACGGCTCATTTGACAGAATAATAATGAACCTCCCGATGAACTCTGTCCCATTCCTGAAAACGGCATTTCAGCTCTGCAGAAAAGGGGGTGTCATCCACTTCTACTCAATACAGGAGGAGGAAGGCGGGATGATGGAGGAATTAAGAAAATTCACCACCGGAAAAATCACCGAAAGAAAGGTGAGATCATATGCGCCAAAACTTCACCATGCGGTATATGATGTAATCTGCGAGTGAAAATCCGGGCACAAAATACTGAATTTAACGTGAACAGATACGGTTCTATCTTAAAAGAGATCTGATTTTCCGGAAATTACAACGGTTTTAAAAGGAACAGAGCTACCAAAATCGCATTAATCACCGCAGGAAACAGTAATAAACCAGATATAACATAATCATTAAACAGAAGGGATTTCAAATTATGGCATCAATAAGCGATTTAAAACTTGACGAGGCAGTGAACATAGGAAATCTCATCCTGACCCCTGAAAATGTTATTGCCTGTCTAATATCAATATTAATTGGATATATAATTGTAAGAATACTAACCTGCAGGATGGAGGAGATCATTGGCAAAAACACAAAAATGCCAAAGATAATGACAATTCACCTCATAAAAGCAGTGAAATTATTCCTATATCTGATTGTAATTCTCATCGCACTTGGATTTATCGGTGTCCAGTCGGCAACGATTATCCTAAGTGTAATGGCATTTATAAGTATAATTTTAGGTTTTGGTCTTCAGGACACTGTCAACAATATCGCTTCCGGTGTCTGGATTGCATCATCAAAGGCATATGATATTGATGACGAAGTTGTACTCGCCGGTGAATCCGGAGTTGTCAAGGATATGAACATTATGGCAACCGAGATTAAAAGGCTTGACAATACAAGGGTATTTATCCCAAACGGAAAGATCTGGAACGGCAGCATCGTAAATGTTACAAGAATGCCTACAAGGTTAATAGCAGCCGAATACGGGGTTGCATATGATACAGATATAAAAGATGCGATGGATGCAGCGCTTACAGTCTGCGAGAGGCATCCAAAACTTCACAGGGATCCAAAACCAATTGTAAGATTCAGGGAGATGGCAGATTCAGCAGTAATCCTGCAGTTAAGAGTCTGGGTCGATACTGACGACTACTATCAGGTGAAATCAGATGTATTGAATATGCTTTATGATGAACTCAATGCAAGGGACATCTCAATACCATTCCCGCAGAGGGATGTACACTTATACGGGCATAATGAAACTGCCTGAAAAATTATTTTTTATTATTCATCCCAAAATTAATCAGGTATAAGTGATTATCTGAATTAAATATGCTCATAACTGCCTGGCTGACAATTATTCTTGCATTTACCTTCACATTCACAAACGGATTTCAGGATGCAAGCTCGATAGCCGCCACATTTATAGCATCACGGTCAGGAACGCCAAGAAAGGGAATATTGTTTGTAGCCCTGATGTCATTTTCAGGTGCACTGCTTGGTGGCAGTGCGGTTGCATTCACCCTTTCAGGACTGCTCACCATAGATTCCGGTGCAGAAACCCTCAATGTCCTTTTTATTACATTAATCAGTGCAATATTCTGGAATTTCCTCACATGGAAGTATGCCCTTCCTTCATCCTCAACCCACGCACTGATAGGAGGGCTTCTCGGTGCAGGCATTGCTGCGGCAGGCACAGGCAGCGTATTCTGGGGTTTAAATGAACTCCTGACTCCGCCACATGAGATTACAGGTATGGTAAAAGTCATATTATTCTTTGTAATATCAATACTCATCGGACTGACTGCAAGCTATATCATGCGCAAAACAACTTCCCTAATTCTCCAGAATGCCAAACGAAGCGTCAATAAAAGTATCATAAAAGCAAACTGGCTTGCAGTGGGCCTGATGGCATTCTCAAACGGGTCAAATGACAGCCAGAAACAGCTTGGAATAATTGCACTTGTCCTCCTCTCAGCCGGAATTACAACTGAAATTGAGATGCCGCTGTGGGCAAGAGGATTGTGTGCAGTGCTTCTTGCACTCGGTACAGTTGGAGGAGGCTGGAGAATAATGAACACTCTTGGCCACAGGATATTTAAGGTAAAACCGATCCATTCCTTTGATTCACAGGTATCATCCGGACTTTCAATAGCCCTGTCAACGATTGCCGGAGCACCGATATCGTCAACGCACATCATCACATCATCAGTGATTGGTGTCGGTGCCGCAGAGAACAGAAAAAAAGTGAACTGGGGTGTTGGGAAGGATATTATTATTGCTATGGCAGTCACAATTCCGATAACAATGATAATATCAGGAATTCTTTATTACGCAATATTCACTCCCGGAGGTCTGATACTATAATGACCGGAAAAAGCAGGGAAGAGAGGTACAAAAAAAATAAAGGCCTGTTTGGATCATTATTCCCAAAGGAGCATGATTTCAGATTCATGCTTGCAGATCAGGCAGACAAGACTCTTGAAGGGGTACAGATTTTTGTAAACTGGCTTAACGAAAAGCCCTTAAGAGATCCAATTGAGCTTGAAATTATAGCGGGAGATGTTGACAAAATGCGCTACAATATGGAAGAAATATTAATTGAGGCTTTTTCAACACCTTTTGACAGGCAGGACATCTACAGCCTTTCAAGGAATATGGACTATATCCTCAACTACTCAAAAGAGACTGCAAGGGAAATATATGCCTATAAGGTGGACCCTGACCCTACAATACTCGATATGTCAAACGCACTCCTTTTTGGTACAAAATGTATATATGAAGGGGTAAATTCGATCAATAATGATGGAGACAAGATCAGAGAGATGATCCGGAGATCAAGAAGTGCCATACACGAACTTGAAGACATATATGTCACAGGAACAGCAGAACTTTTTAAATCAGACGATCCTATGAACGCACTCAGGAAACGTGAAGTTTACCATCACCTCAGAGATGCAGGGCGTGCACTGAGAAGCACTGTCGACACTTTACATACCGTTGTTGTGGGTCTGAATTGAAAATATACAGCAGATAAAAGTGGATATCGGAATATCCCTACAAATCCAACTTATTAAAAAGTAATAATCAGGCAATTATCCGGATTATAACAATCCCGGATTCAGTATCACCACAGCGGCATTTATTGCAGTTGCAATTGTCACCCACACAATATACGGAATGAGAAGATACGAGACTTTCCGGTTAAAATTCCATGAATAAACAATCAGGTACAGTATTGCAGACCAGAGGATAATAATACATATCAGCCCGGATACGGGACTTTTAAGTCCAAAGAAGAGAATACTCCAGAGTGCATTCAGAACAAGCTGAATACCAAAGACGCCGGTAAGAATGCGTACCCTTCTGTCAGCCAGATTTCCGCTTAAGAGGAGATATAACGAGATTCCCATAAGCAGGTATAAAATATTCCAGACAACCGGAAATACAATTCCGGGCGGAGTGAACCATGGTTTTACAAGAACAGTCTGATACCAGGATCCGGTCCCGGTCTCAGTGAATAATGAACCGATAAAGCCTGCAAGATAAGAGAGAATGACAGAACCTGCAAGGAGCGGAATATTTACGGATGAAATACTAAAATTACCCTTAGCCATAACATCAGAGTATAATCTACACCAATATATAGACTTAACCCCGGCAGAGAGTTAATTATTACCAGGAAAAATAGAAATTAAATAAATATTGAGGTTTTCCGGAGAACTTATCCGGAAAATCAGGGATTTATTCTTTCGGAGTTGGAGTTAATCCTTACTTTTTTTATTGTTATTCAGAAATCTTTACAGTTATTTATCAGGCACAAACTTTGTACCATAAACAATTGTTCCGCTCTCGCCGTCTGCAACAATCTTTCTGAAGGTCTGCTTGACAGGCATGCCGATGTAGATCTCGTCAAGTCCACATACAACAGGTGCAGTCATCCTTGTGCCTTCATCAAGCTCAATGATTGCAACGGGGAAAGGTGCCTCAAGATCATAGGGTGAACTTGCGGTCCTCACAATAGAGAATGTGACAACTTTTCCTGTGCCTTTGAATTTATAATCTACAATTTTGCCGTTTCTTCTGCATGACGGGCAGAGTGTCCTTGGCGGGAAGAAATAAGACCCGCAGGTCTCGCATTTTGTTCCGAGCAGATTATATCTGTGTGGCTGTTTACGCCAGAATCGCGGTACTGACATACTTCAGGCCCTCCTTAAAATATTACATACAACAGTAGCACCGGTTCCGCCGACATTGTGCGACATTCCAATCTCAGCATTGGCAACCTGTCTTCCGCTTGCCTCGCCTCTCAGCTGCTCAACAATCTCACATATCTGTTTCACACCGGTAGCACCGACAGGATGACCGCAGGCCTTAAGACCGCCGCTTGGGTTTATCGGGAGATCTCCGTCAAGTGCAGTGTAACCTTCTTCAGTAAGTTTTCCGGCCTCACCCTTCTTACAGAATCCAAGGTCCTCTATTGCACAGAGTTCAGCAATTGTGAAGCAGTCGTGAACCTCAACAAAGTCTATATCCTTCCTCTCAAGCTTTGCCATATCAAAGGCACGGTTTCCGGCAGCGACAGTTGCATCAAGTGTGCTGATATCACGCCTGTCATGCAGTGAAAGTGTATCTGTCGCCTGTGTGGATGCAAGAACCTGAATAGGGGTGTCAGTAAATTCCTTTGCTCTCTCAAGAGGACATACGATTACTGCTGCTGCACCATCAGTTACAGGTGAACAGTCAAGGAGCCTAAGCGGATCTGCAACAAGTGTTGATCTCATCACAGCTTCAATTGAGATCTCCTTTCTGAACTGTGCGATAGGGTTTCTTGCACCATTGTAATGGTTCTTGACTGCAACCTGTGCAAGCTGCTCGCGTGTAAGGCCATAGCGGTGCATATAATCCTGTGCAATCATAGCATAAAGTGCAGGGAAAGTCACCCCATAGATGCCTTCCCACTCACGGTCAGCAGCACCTGCAAGTGTGTCAGTCGTCTCGCCGCCGCCGACATCAGTCATCTTTTCAACACCTGCTGCAATGACAATATCCTGCATACCTGATGCAACTGTGGTTACTGCCTGCCTGAAAGCAAGTCCTCCGGATGCACATGCGGCTTCAGTCCTCGTTGAAGGGATGTGATTTGTCGATGCAAGGCCGGAGTAGTCGGATATAAGTGCACCGATATGCTCCTGAAGAACAAAACGGCCCCCACTCATATTTCCGACAAACATCTCATCTATCTGATCGCCGTCAAGGTTCGCATCCTCAAGTGCCTTTGCCCCCGCCTCAACGCAGAGTGACCTGAATGATGTATCCCACTTTTCACCGAATTCGGTGAGGCCAATTCCAATAACTGCTACATCTCTCATTTTTGCATCACAATTTTTCCTTTATGTTTGGCATACTGTGCATAGTCCAGATAGACCTTGTCATTTAGCATATCTGCAACAGACGGTGAGGCCTTTCGGTCTATTTCTGTCTCAATTGCATCGGTTACTGTTATGTCAAAAGCATCACTGCCGGCACCGGAACCGTATGAAGTAACAAATATTTTGTCACCCGGTTTTGCAACATCAAGTGTCGCTGATAGTCCGACAGGGACAGCACCGGAGTAGGTATTTCCAAGCGTAGGAACTGCAAGACCCGGTTTGATCTGTTCAGAGGTGAAACCAAGCATAGCTGCTACGCTTCTTGGGAATTTGGCATTGGGCTGGTGAAAGACTGCATAATCATAATCTGAAGGTTTTGTGCCCATATGTTCAAGCATCATCTTTGCAGCGCCCTGAATGTGCTTAAAGTATGCAGGTTCACCTGAGAACCTTCCGCCGTGTCTGGGGTATGCCTGTCCCTCTCTTCTCCAGAAGTCCGGAGTATCGGTTGTAAATGAACAGGTGTGATTGATCTCGGCGATTACATCATCATTACCGATGAAAAATGCAGCGCCGCCGGCAGCGGCGGTGTATTCAAGAGCATCTCCGGGTGCTCCCTGGGCGATGTCAGTTCCTATGGCAAGGCCGCACTTTATCATACCGCTTTTTACAAGACCCATACAGGTCTGAATTCCGGCAGTTCCTGCCTTGCATGCAAATTCATAATCTGCAGCTGTCATAACAGGGGTTGCACCTATTGCTTCACCGACTGTTACTGCCGTTGGTTTGACTGCATAAGGATGAGATTCACTGCCGACATAGACGGCGCCGATATCATCCGGATTAACATCCCTTTTTAAAAGGGCATTTCTTGCAGCACTGACCGATATAGTAATAGTATCCTCATCAAGATCAGGAACGGATTTCTCCATCACACCGAGTCCGGCGGCAATCTCTTTGCCGTTTGCACCCCAGACACGTGCGATCTCCTCCGTTTTTATCCTGAATCTTGGGATATATGCACCGTATGTAATAATTCCTACCATGTTTATTCCCTCAGAATTTCTATGATCCTGTCAACTTCCATTTCAGTGCTCAGCAGGGTGATCTTATCCTTTGCTGCAAGTTCAAAGACAAGCGGATGGATTTTATCAGTAGTGATACCCTGAAGGATCACTGCCCTTGGCTTAAAAGGAGTGACGCGGATCGCTATCATAGGCGATTTGCCTGTTGAAATGTTTGTGAAAATCAACGCTCTCTCAGTGCTCCAGCCGTAAATTTTGTTAAATTCGCCGGAAGATAACTGGGTAATTGCGTTGAGACTGTTGACAATAGTATATCCGTAAATCCTGGACGAAGTATTTCCGGTAAGAAGCTGACACCCGATTGCGTCACTGAGAGTCCGCAGTGAGATCGAGGCATCGTAGTCATGCATATCATAAATTACTTCATCGTCAAAATCACTGTAGAGAATCTTGGCATACTTCTTCATGTACCTGCCGCCATTCTCTTCATCAATTTTTAAAATTGAATCAACAATCTTTCCGACAACAGCAGTACCGGGACTTTTTCGCCGTCCACCTTCATAATCGGAGATGACTGACGGAGAAACCTCAAGTTTATCTGCCAGCACACCCGGAGGGATATTAAAGTTAAGCCTCCATTTTCGGAGTGCATCTCCGGGAGAATCGGACATGGTGATCTCTCCGGCCATCTTTTCGGCAAGTCGGTTCCGCAGTGCGGATTTCATACATAAGTATGAGTTAGTCATGATTAATATAATTAGCGAAAGGCCCTTCGGCATTCCGCGAAATGATGCGAATGCCAATCCATATATGGGATGAACGCCAGATCTGATATTTGATGTCCCAGGCAGATGATCTTGTACCATTAAAAAAAATCGGACTTTTGGGAGGAATAAACAGTTCTGTAGCCATATCATCTCTGAAACTTGCAGAGGAACTTGGAACAAGCAAACAGACTGCCTCAAGAAGACTGATCTCACTTGAAAATGAAGGATTAATTACCAGATCCAGCAGGACAGACGGCCAGTATATAATGATAACAGAGAGCGGGGAGAACCTTCTCAGAAAAGAATATGCCGACTATAAAAGTATTTTTGAGAGAGAAAAAGGCTATTTCAGATTTGAAGGAAAAGTTGTCAGCGGACTTGGCGAAGGAAGATATTACGTCAGTATTCCTGAATACCTGGTTCAGTTTAAGGAAAAACTTGGTTTTGAGCCATATCCCGGCACGCTCAACCTTAAGCTCGACCCCGCAGGTATTGAAGCCAGAAGAAAACTGGATAACCTGAGATGGACAGAGATAACCGGATTTACATCCAATGACAGAACCTTCGGAAGTGCAGGATGTCTGAAATGCAGCATAGGCGGCTACATGTGCGCAATAATCGTGCCAGGAAGGTCACATTATCCCGAAGATACCGTGGAGATAATATCGGAAGTCAGGCTCAGGGATAAAGAAGGGCTAAAAGACGGAGACATAATTACAGTAGAGGTTGAATACAATGATAGATAAAGCAGTAAAAGCACTAAAAGACGGCGATATAGTCCTTATTTTTGATTTTGATGATCGTGAGGGCGAAACAGATTTCGCAGTAAGAGCAGACGCAGTAACACCTGAAATTATCGCAAGGATGAGAAATGACGCAGGTGGTCTCATCTGCACAGCCATCGAAGGCAGAATTGCAGAAAAACTGGGACTTCCCTTTGCAGGTGATGCACTCTCCGGCACAAACCTTGTTGAAAAGATTGGAGATATACCATATGACTCTGCAAACCACTCATCCTTCTCCCTCTTTCTGAACCACCGCGATACATTTACCGGAATTACCGACAATGACAGAACCCTGACTGCAAATAAGCTTGCAGAGCATGTGAAAAAAGCTGCAAACGGCGGGAGTCCGACTTTTGCTGAAGAGTTCAGGACACCGGGCCATATGGCTACACTGAGGGCAAACGAAAGACTTCTTGACCAGAGAAGAGGTCAGACCGAACTGTCAATTGCTCTTGCAAACATTGCAGGAATCACACCGTGCATCACAATATGCGAGATGCTCGATGACAAATCCGGAAGGGCGCTCACAAAAGAGGATGCAAAAAAATATGCAGAAGAGCATAATCTCATATTTATTGAAGGATCAGAGATTGTAGAATACTGGAACAGAACCAAAAACAACTAATAACTATAAAAACTCTATTTTTCCCTCAGATTAACTAAATATAAACAGCAGACAGAGTAATAATCCCGGATCAGACCAACCGGAGAGATAATGCTTAGAATTTCTTAAAATATCCGGAAAAACGGTTTTTCAGTGCAATATGAAGATTGAACGCTGACAGTATAGTATATTGCAGAACTTTCCGGAATGGTCAGGAAAGTATGCTTATTACTATGAAGTGCGGTATAAGGGCATGATCTGGAATAATCTCCTTTACACTCCGATCATCCCAGACATTATGCAGTGCACTATAAATCTTTCCGGTTTAAGAAAATGATAACAGATGTAAAAAAAATCGTCGTAACTGATCCACTTTCCGTCAGAAAGAGAAACTAAAATATATTATAATTAAAAACAGTTAATTAGAGTATTAGTAAGGTTAAGAAAACAAAAATATATTCTCGCAGAAAAATAAGGAACAATAAGAAAATAACCCACAGCCAAAAATACCAGTACATATGTCAGAATTTCATGCATGATAATAATAATTCCGGGGAGAATAGCAATAGATTACCACTGGATGAATTAAGACAGGTGCTGACCGGCCACGGAAAAAATTCA
The sequence above is a segment of the Methanoplanus limicola DSM 2279 genome. Coding sequences within it:
- a CDS encoding thiolase domain-containing protein, producing the protein MRDVAVIGIGLTEFGEKWDTSFRSLCVEAGAKALEDANLDGDQIDEMFVGNMSGGRFVLQEHIGALISDYSGLASTNHIPSTRTEAACASGGLAFRQAVTTVASGMQDIVIAAGVEKMTDVGGGETTDTLAGAADREWEGIYGVTFPALYAMIAQDYMHRYGLTREQLAQVAVKNHYNGARNPIAQFRKEISIEAVMRSTLVADPLRLLDCSPVTDGAAAVIVCPLERAKEFTDTPIQVLASTQATDTLSLHDRRDISTLDATVAAGNRAFDMAKLERKDIDFVEVHDCFTIAELCAIEDLGFCKKGEAGKLTEEGYTALDGDLPINPSGGLKACGHPVGATGVKQICEIVEQLRGEASGRQVANAEIGMSHNVGGTGATVVCNILRRA
- a CDS encoding Zn-ribbon domain-containing OB-fold protein, which translates into the protein MSVPRFWRKQPHRYNLLGTKCETCGSYFFPPRTLCPSCRRNGKIVDYKFKGTGKVVTFSIVRTASSPYDLEAPFPVAIIELDEGTRMTAPVVCGLDEIYIGMPVKQTFRKIVADGESGTIVYGTKFVPDK
- a CDS encoding DUF120 domain-containing protein, coding for MSQADDLVPLKKIGLLGGINSSVAISSLKLAEELGTSKQTASRRLISLENEGLITRSSRTDGQYIMITESGENLLRKEYADYKSIFEREKGYFRFEGKVVSGLGEGRYYVSIPEYLVQFKEKLGFEPYPGTLNLKLDPAGIEARRKLDNLRWTEITGFTSNDRTFGSAGCLKCSIGGYMCAIIVPGRSHYPEDTVEIISEVRLRDKEGLKDGDIITVEVEYNDR
- the ribB gene encoding 3,4-dihydroxy-2-butanone-4-phosphate synthase, which translates into the protein MIDKAVKALKDGDIVLIFDFDDREGETDFAVRADAVTPEIIARMRNDAGGLICTAIEGRIAEKLGLPFAGDALSGTNLVEKIGDIPYDSANHSSFSLFLNHRDTFTGITDNDRTLTANKLAEHVKKAANGGSPTFAEEFRTPGHMATLRANERLLDQRRGQTELSIALANIAGITPCITICEMLDDKSGRALTKEDAKKYAEEHNLIFIEGSEIVEYWNRTKNN
- a CDS encoding hydroxymethylglutaryl-CoA synthase yields the protein MVGIITYGAYIPRFRIKTEEIARVWGANGKEIAAGLGVMEKSVPDLDEDTITISVSAARNALLKRDVNPDDIGAVYVGSESHPYAVKPTAVTVGEAIGATPVMTAADYEFACKAGTAGIQTCMGLVKSGMIKCGLAIGTDIAQGAPGDALEYTAAAGGAAFFIGNDDVIAEINHTCSFTTDTPDFWRREGQAYPRHGGRFSGEPAYFKHIQGAAKMMLEHMGTKPSDYDYAVFHQPNAKFPRSVAAMLGFTSEQIKPGLAVPTLGNTYSGAVPVGLSATLDVAKPGDKIFVTSYGSGAGSDAFDITVTDAIETEIDRKASPSVADMLNDKVYLDYAQYAKHKGKIVMQK
- a CDS encoding DUF47 domain-containing protein; amino-acid sequence: MTGKSREERYKKNKGLFGSLFPKEHDFRFMLADQADKTLEGVQIFVNWLNEKPLRDPIELEIIAGDVDKMRYNMEEILIEAFSTPFDRQDIYSLSRNMDYILNYSKETAREIYAYKVDPDPTILDMSNALLFGTKCIYEGVNSINNDGDKIREMIRRSRSAIHELEDIYVTGTAELFKSDDPMNALRKREVYHHLRDAGRALRSTVDTLHTVVVGLN
- a CDS encoding TspO/MBR family protein yields the protein MAKGNFSISSVNIPLLAGSVILSYLAGFIGSLFTETGTGSWYQTVLVKPWFTPPGIVFPVVWNILYLLMGISLYLLLSGNLADRRVRILTGVFGIQLVLNALWSILFFGLKSPVSGLICIIILWSAILYLIVYSWNFNRKVSYLLIPYIVWVTIATAINAAVVILNPGLL